A region from the Salminus brasiliensis chromosome 22, fSalBra1.hap2, whole genome shotgun sequence genome encodes:
- the LOC140544403 gene encoding uncharacterized protein, with translation MGSYAQLPSPQPSCSPLTHRLRKLYTSGSILISFPITELEINKTNSVQSESHSSENSSNRLTKSKEPLVICPPSEEDGNCSFSELNSKPLLLACNSTTSSSASITSRRPVTLTHTPSPNQPGPVLHRENSRQNHRSLFQRSPPAPLNQSYDVESPAPNMLRPHASPLQRSQHSPEDRNTTGCAADAVQDRGEVLNLKIQLWEEDLTHQFSPLVKAQDGGTQYLQQVVSTEQHKAVCYLTAAARGFLTRRLLQTQKIKHLRKTIQDSKELIRSFQADAQQRRASFTHQDLSLQHRVRAQLRAALHSVHEIFFVWPLRTRLALLQQSRELRNERRRREMEKAKSPRDQQGLSSATQKSLERNKQRWRT, from the exons ATGGGTTCCTATGCCCAGTTGCCCAGCCCTCAGCCCAGCTGCAGCCCTCTCACCCACCGCTTAAGAAAACTATATACCTCAGGCAGCATCCTAATCTCTTTCCCCATCACTGAGTTGGAGATCAACAAGACAAACTCAGTCCAATCTGAATCCCATTCATCTGAAAACTCTAGCAATAGACTGACAAAGTCAAAGGAACCGTTAGTCATTTGTCCCCCTTCTGAAGAAGACGGGAACTGCAGTTTCTCTGAGTTAAACAGTAAACCTCTGTTGTTGGCCTGCAACTCCACTACCAGCAGTTCCGCCAGCATTACATCCAGAAGACCAGTCACCCTGACTCACACACCCTCGCCCAACCAGCCAGGGCCCGTCTTGCACAGAGAGAACAGTAGACAGAACCACCGTTCTCTCTTCCAGCGCTCCCCACCAGCTCCGCTGAACCAGTCTTATGATGTGGAAAGCCCAGCACCCAACATGCTCAGGCCCCATGCATCGCCCCTCCAACGCAGTCAGCACTCCCCAGAGGACAGAAACACAACAGGGTGTGCAGCTGATGCAGTTCAGGACAGAG GCGAGGTTCTCAATCTCAAGATCCAGCTTTGGGAGGAGGACCTTACTCACCAGTTCTCTCCTCTAGTCAAAGCACAGGACGGAGGAACGCAATACCTCCAGCAG GTGGTGTCTACAGAACAGCATAAGGCTGTGTGTTACCTGACTGCAGCGGCCCGGGGCTTCCTCACACGCAGACTTCTCCAGACACAGAAAATCAAACACCTGCGCAAAACTATACAG GATTCGAAAGAGTTAATCCGTTCTTTCCAGGCTGATGCCCAGCAAAGAAGAGCTTCTTTCACCCATCAGGACCTCTCTCTTCAACACAGGGTTAGAGCACAG TTACGTGCAGCTTTGCACAGCGTCCATGAGATCTTTTTTGTGTGGCCTTTGAGAACCAGACTAGCGCTCCTGCAACAGAGCCGGGAGCTACGCAACGAGAGGAGACGCAGAGAAATG GAGAAAGCTAAGAGTCCACGAGACCAGCAAGGCCTATCTTCTGCTACACAGAAATCTCTGGAGCGGAATAAACAGAGGTGGAGAACATga